A window of the Desulfobacula toluolica Tol2 genome harbors these coding sequences:
- a CDS encoding branched-chain amino acid ABC transporter permease, with protein MDFDYFSYLFFGGLTRGSIYALIALGYTMVYGIIQLINFAHGEIYMIGAFTGLIVASVLTMMGMPSLAVIIVAAAASIIYASAYGFTIEKIAYKPLRDANAPRLSALISAIGMSLFLQNYVLLAQTSDFLPFPSLIPDFKFWEPYSHIWTSAELVIFITTVIVMIFLTFLIKFTKIGKAMRATSQDKTMASLLGINVNKVITFTFVVGSATAAIGGLLIASHIGQINFYMGFIAGIKAFVAAVLGGIGSIPGAVLGSLVLGWTESFFTGYISSDYEDVFAFLFLVGILILRPSGILGKSETQKV; from the coding sequence ATGGATTTTGACTATTTCTCATACCTTTTTTTTGGCGGACTGACCAGGGGCAGCATCTATGCCCTGATAGCCCTGGGCTATACCATGGTATACGGCATCATACAGCTTATCAATTTTGCCCATGGTGAAATCTACATGATCGGTGCCTTTACGGGCCTGATTGTGGCAAGCGTCCTGACAATGATGGGAATGCCAAGCCTGGCTGTTATTATCGTTGCTGCAGCAGCATCCATCATATATGCCAGTGCCTACGGTTTCACCATTGAAAAAATTGCTTATAAACCACTGAGGGATGCAAATGCACCGCGTCTTTCCGCACTGATCAGTGCCATTGGAATGTCGCTTTTCCTCCAGAACTATGTCCTTTTGGCCCAGACATCAGACTTTCTGCCGTTTCCAAGCCTGATTCCCGATTTTAAATTCTGGGAACCTTATTCACATATCTGGACATCGGCTGAACTTGTTATTTTTATTACAACGGTTATTGTAATGATCTTTCTCACCTTTCTCATCAAATTCACGAAAATCGGTAAAGCCATGCGTGCCACATCCCAGGACAAAACAATGGCATCTCTTCTTGGAATAAATGTAAACAAAGTGATCACCTTCACATTTGTTGTGGGTTCTGCCACTGCTGCAATCGGAGGTCTTTTAATTGCGTCCCACATCGGGCAGATCAATTTTTACATGGGATTTATTGCAGGCATCAAGGCATTTGTTGCAGCAGTTCTCGGAGGCATCGGCTCCATACCTGGAGCTGTTCTCGGCTCATTGGTTTTAGGATGGACGGAAAGCTTTTTTACAGGCTATATCTCAAGTGATTACGAGGATGTGTTTGCGTTTTTGTTTCTTGTCGGAATCCTGATACTGAGACCTTCGGGAATCCTGGGCAAATCCGAGACACAGAAAGTATAG
- a CDS encoding branched-chain amino acid ABC transporter substrate-binding protein, giving the protein MKKHSLSLVILSCIFLLFSCGEKPTDESETIPKLKQKNKTPIQKAEKQSDESIKLGVAGAHSGDLASYGLPTVNAARLVVNKINQNGGVLGKQVELLVEDDVCKPEVAGNTATKLISDGVDVVLGHICSGATKSAMGIYKDAGIIAMSPSATNPDLTLSGEYPNFLRTIAHDAVQAKIQVKFATEVLKVKKIVILHDKGDYGKGQAELAQKYFTEAGIEVALFEGVTPGSVDYSAIVMKVRQIKPELVVWGGYHPEASKIVTLMRKKKMDTLFMGSDGIKDDTFIKVAGKYAEGVFATGPMDVSGNELAIAAKKEHQNVYGTDPGAFFDAAYAATLALLNAIEKAGGTDYDAVMKALKSEYVETPLGKISFDENGDATGIGFSVYRIQDGAFVEQK; this is encoded by the coding sequence ATGAAAAAACATTCTTTAAGCTTAGTAATATTATCATGCATTTTTCTGCTTTTTTCTTGTGGCGAAAAACCCACGGATGAATCAGAAACCATTCCAAAACTCAAACAGAAAAATAAAACGCCCATACAAAAAGCTGAAAAACAATCTGATGAATCAATCAAGCTGGGTGTTGCAGGCGCACACAGCGGGGATCTTGCATCCTATGGGCTGCCTACGGTAAATGCCGCAAGGCTGGTTGTAAACAAAATAAATCAAAATGGCGGAGTTCTTGGCAAACAGGTTGAACTTTTAGTGGAAGATGACGTGTGTAAGCCTGAAGTTGCCGGCAATACGGCCACAAAACTTATTTCAGACGGAGTTGACGTTGTGCTTGGCCATATCTGCAGCGGCGCAACCAAATCCGCCATGGGAATTTACAAAGATGCCGGCATTATTGCCATGTCCCCTTCCGCCACAAATCCTGATTTAACCTTGTCAGGTGAATACCCCAATTTTTTAAGAACCATTGCCCACGATGCTGTTCAGGCAAAAATTCAGGTAAAGTTTGCAACCGAAGTTCTTAAGGTTAAAAAAATTGTCATACTCCATGACAAGGGAGATTATGGAAAAGGACAGGCCGAGCTTGCACAAAAATATTTTACAGAGGCAGGTATTGAAGTGGCTCTTTTCGAAGGCGTAACACCAGGTTCTGTAGACTATTCAGCCATTGTCATGAAAGTCAGGCAGATCAAACCCGAACTTGTTGTATGGGGCGGTTATCATCCTGAAGCATCCAAAATAGTAACACTTATGCGCAAGAAAAAAATGGACACTCTTTTCATGGGCTCAGATGGTATAAAAGACGATACCTTTATCAAAGTTGCAGGCAAATATGCCGAAGGCGTTTTTGCCACAGGCCCCATGGATGTTTCCGGCAATGAACTTGCCATTGCGGCAAAAAAAGAACATCAGAACGTTTATGGAACCGATCCCGGCGCATTTTTTGATGCCGCATATGCAGCAACCCTTGCCTTGCTCAACGCTATTGAAAAAGCAGGAGGTACAGATTACGATGCCGTCATGAAAGCCCTTAAATCAGAGTATGTTGAAACACCCCTTGGAAAAATCAGCTTTGATGAAAATGGTGATGCAACAGGCATAGGCTTTTCTGTTTACCGGATACAAGACGGTGCATTTGTCGAACAAAAATAA
- a CDS encoding MalY/PatB family protein — protein MNCNFDEIIDRSGTSSLKYEKYKDTDILPMWVADMDFKVPTPVLKILQQSIEHGILGYTIVPDELNCAVIKRLKSLYDWKVEKEWIIWIPGVVSALNNSCKTIGKPQDQIVTTTPIYPPFLDAPGNCEKKLVTVPMVEIKQRATLDFDALENKFKKNTSLFMFCSPYNPCGTVFTRQEINKLVELCAANDVVICSDEIHSDFVLDNDKHHLPTASISQTAAQQTITLMAPSKTYNIPGLGCSFAIIPDERLRQKFTSGLQGLIPHVNLLGLFAATAAYKECDDWLFQLIAYLRKNRDIVQTRINKMKGCKLNPIESTYLAWIDVRQTGLEDPVRFFEQAGVGLSDGRFFGQKGFVRLNFGCPKSVLEKGLNRMETALNKL, from the coding sequence ATGAACTGCAATTTTGATGAAATAATTGACCGGAGCGGCACGTCTTCTTTGAAATATGAAAAATACAAAGACACGGATATCCTGCCCATGTGGGTGGCGGACATGGATTTTAAAGTCCCGACCCCTGTTTTAAAAATCCTTCAACAAAGCATTGAACATGGAATTTTGGGATATACGATTGTTCCCGACGAACTCAACTGTGCAGTTATAAAACGATTAAAATCCCTCTATGACTGGAAAGTTGAAAAAGAGTGGATCATATGGATTCCAGGTGTTGTCAGCGCATTGAACAATTCTTGCAAAACCATTGGCAAACCACAAGATCAGATTGTCACCACAACACCTATATACCCGCCGTTTTTAGATGCCCCTGGAAACTGCGAAAAAAAACTTGTCACTGTTCCAATGGTAGAGATAAAACAGCGGGCAACCCTTGATTTTGATGCCCTTGAAAACAAATTCAAAAAAAACACCAGCCTGTTTATGTTCTGCAGCCCGTATAACCCATGTGGAACTGTTTTTACACGACAGGAAATCAACAAGCTTGTGGAGCTTTGCGCTGCCAATGATGTTGTCATCTGTTCAGATGAAATCCACAGTGATTTTGTCCTGGACAATGACAAGCACCATCTGCCCACTGCATCAATATCACAAACCGCCGCCCAACAAACAATCACCTTGATGGCACCTTCCAAAACTTATAATATTCCGGGTCTTGGCTGTTCTTTTGCCATCATCCCGGATGAACGGTTAAGACAAAAATTCACATCCGGATTACAAGGCCTGATTCCCCATGTAAATCTATTGGGCCTTTTCGCGGCAACAGCCGCGTATAAAGAGTGTGATGACTGGCTCTTTCAATTGATTGCCTACCTGAGAAAAAACCGGGACATTGTTCAAACCAGGATCAATAAAATGAAAGGGTGCAAACTCAACCCTATTGAATCCACCTACCTTGCCTGGATTGATGTCAGGCAGACAGGGCTTGAAGATCCTGTCCGTTTTTTTGAACAGGCAGGTGTGGGACTGTCCGACGGCCGTTTTTTTGGACAAAAAGGGTTTGTACGCCTCAATTTCGGATGTCCGAAATCTGTGCTTGAAAAAGGGTTAAACAGAATGGAAACCGCCTTAAATAAACTGTGA